In the genome of Desulfomonilaceae bacterium, one region contains:
- a CDS encoding metallophosphoesterase: MAKSYYFISDLHIGGDEALGVCDYEAELVAFLQMLADQGQEVELVIVGDIFGMWEFTNIKGPEKLQALMQQFPNIFEAFREAGKKIKITLLPGNHDYEIACYPEFVEIFKDFNIGLEQRPAITRELDGKRFWIEHGNQYDDFNHMPDFGNPYALPAGYFITSGMVSGAGKHSEYGRYNWLKDIQSVYPTEEIPYWVISNYFYREMSVWLRWLILPFLLLSGLTTFVLAGAALEWLGITQTNIFLYNGLFTSLGFLGNLAQIVLIINAIVLSVLGVLFVPLSFILRDIRKTLKRFHLITHPHDFTAGKEQSYLDAAQAVFERDPDTIIFIYGHTHAPSLRRLGNRIVLNTGTWLKRLVRVPLRFGYLPDIYVPYYFLDYFKLSDADGAIAIDFQRVAKAQPRELDLLQRLLISRKRRQTEEPIPARTILEV; this comes from the coding sequence GTCTGCGATTATGAGGCGGAGTTGGTGGCGTTTCTGCAAATGCTGGCGGATCAGGGACAAGAAGTCGAACTCGTTATTGTGGGCGATATCTTCGGCATGTGGGAATTTACCAATATCAAGGGTCCGGAGAAACTACAGGCATTGATGCAACAGTTCCCCAATATTTTCGAAGCATTCCGGGAAGCCGGTAAGAAGATCAAGATAACCCTTTTGCCCGGTAATCACGACTATGAAATCGCCTGTTATCCCGAATTCGTGGAAATTTTCAAGGATTTCAATATCGGTCTTGAACAACGACCGGCAATAACCCGGGAACTTGACGGCAAGCGGTTCTGGATTGAACACGGCAACCAGTATGATGACTTCAACCACATGCCCGATTTCGGTAACCCGTACGCTCTACCGGCAGGGTATTTTATCACTAGCGGGATGGTGAGCGGGGCCGGAAAACATTCCGAATACGGACGCTACAATTGGCTCAAGGATATCCAGTCGGTGTATCCCACGGAAGAGATCCCATACTGGGTGATCTCGAATTACTTTTACCGGGAAATGAGCGTCTGGCTGCGCTGGCTGATTTTGCCATTTTTGCTCCTGTCCGGCTTGACAACCTTCGTCCTGGCGGGGGCTGCGCTGGAGTGGCTGGGTATAACCCAGACCAATATTTTCCTTTACAACGGCCTGTTCACCTCCCTGGGCTTTCTTGGGAATCTGGCGCAGATCGTGCTAATCATTAATGCCATCGTCTTGTCGGTACTAGGCGTCCTTTTCGTACCGCTAAGCTTTATCCTGCGAGACATCAGGAAAACTCTGAAACGATTTCACCTGATAACACATCCGCATGATTTTACTGCAGGAAAGGAACAGAGCTATCTGGACGCTGCCCAAGCGGTCTTTGAGCGCGATCCCGACACGATCATCTTCATCTATGGGCACACCCACGCCCCCTCGCTGCGGCGGCTTGGGAACCGGATAGTGCTCAACACCGGTACATGGCTGAAAAGGCTGGTCAGGGTACCGCTGCGCTTTGGCTATCTGCCAGATATCTATGTCCCCTATTATTTTTTAGATTATTTTAAACTCAGCGACGCCGACGGCGCCATCGCCATAGACTTTCAACGGGTTGCCAAGGCTCAACCTCGGGAATTGGATCTCTTGCAGCGTCTCCTGATATCCAGGAAACGCCGTCAGACGGAAGAACCCATACCTGCGCGAACGATCCTTGAGGTCTGA
- a CDS encoding RNA-binding protein, which yields MSFNIYVGNLSFDASEGELRTLFGAYGAVDTVKIISDQFTGRSRGFGFVEMQDREEGLRAVKELDSKEMGGRALKINEAKPKTSGGGGGRRNDRDGGSRW from the coding sequence ATGAGTTTTAACATTTATGTTGGTAATCTTTCTTTCGACGCTAGCGAAGGCGAACTAAGAACTCTATTCGGCGCATATGGCGCAGTGGATACCGTAAAGATCATTTCTGATCAGTTTACCGGTAGATCTCGCGGTTTTGGTTTTGTTGAGATGCAGGACCGTGAAGAAGGTTTGCGTGCAGTCAAGGAACTGGATTCCAAGGAAATGGGTGGACGAGCCCTAAAGATAAACGAAGCCAAACCCAAAACCTCCGGAGGAGGAGGGGGCCGTCGCAATGACAGAGACGGCGGTTCTCGCTGGTAA
- a CDS encoding RluA family pseudouridine synthase: MHKHVKPGAKFLPNGLVMIYEDRDILVVDKPPGLLTMATNTETSRTAYYILTDYVRKGCARSKNRIFIVHRLDRETSGILIFAKNEDAKFRLQSQWQDTKKKYLAVVHGRCEKDSEMITTYLLENTAYVVYCTTDTIRGKLSHTAYQVLKQANDFALLEVDLLTGRKHQIRVHLAEIGHPIVGDKKYGKGDKVYKRLALHAKSISFQHPFSGAPLTYETKVPAYFNRLIGGLNQINAHGDLSDCGQDETVCLPKQQFADKTGDANI; this comes from the coding sequence ATGCATAAACATGTGAAACCAGGCGCCAAATTTCTGCCGAATGGACTCGTGATGATCTATGAAGACAGAGATATTCTGGTGGTGGATAAACCACCAGGACTCTTGACGATGGCTACAAATACGGAAACATCACGGACAGCTTACTATATTCTCACGGATTATGTCCGCAAGGGCTGCGCAAGGTCCAAGAATCGAATTTTCATCGTTCACCGACTGGATAGGGAAACTTCAGGCATACTTATCTTCGCGAAGAACGAAGATGCAAAGTTCCGGTTGCAAAGCCAGTGGCAAGATACGAAGAAGAAATATCTCGCCGTCGTTCATGGCAGGTGTGAGAAGGACTCGGAGATGATTACCACGTATCTGTTAGAGAACACGGCTTACGTTGTGTACTGTACGACGGATACCATAAGAGGAAAACTGTCTCATACGGCTTACCAGGTGCTCAAACAGGCAAATGACTTTGCTTTGCTGGAAGTTGACCTGTTGACAGGTAGGAAGCACCAAATACGCGTACATCTGGCCGAAATCGGACACCCGATAGTGGGAGACAAAAAGTACGGAAAAGGGGATAAAGTTTACAAACGTCTGGCGCTTCATGCGAAATCGATTTCTTTCCAACACCCTTTTAGTGGGGCGCCGCTAACTTATGAAACCAAAGTCCCTGCATATTTCAACAGACTGATTGGGGGCTTGAATCAAATAAACGCCCACGGTGACCTTAGCGACTGTGGTCAGGATGAAACCGTTTGCCTCCCGAAGCAGCAGTTTGCTGATAAGACTGGTGATGCAAATATTTGA
- a CDS encoding substrate-binding domain-containing protein, producing the protein MNKNVLILVFLLVAIAAVVAGVFLKKGDNPTPQSGSSKVGNTAGALEKLGPIAVIPKGTTHSFWNSVLTGAQKAAKENDVEILWAGPDREGDREKQIQIVEDFIVKKVAGIVLAPTDARALVPVVEHAAAAKIPVVIIDSDIETDKRVSFVATDNYAGGALAAKRMAKILGGKGKVAVIKYMAGSASTTARENGFIETLKKEFPEIELVEDRYGMDTVETSLSATEDVLTRHKELDGIFASNESTSRGALRALESQGRANAVKMIGFDAADALLRGLEAGRIDALVVQNPQAMGYQGVSSVVATIKGENVKSRIDTGVELVTKDRLNSPEIRALIGG; encoded by the coding sequence TTGAACAAGAACGTCCTGATTCTGGTATTTCTGCTGGTCGCAATTGCAGCCGTGGTAGCTGGAGTGTTTCTTAAGAAGGGAGACAATCCCACCCCCCAATCAGGTTCCTCCAAAGTCGGGAACACCGCTGGAGCGCTCGAAAAACTCGGCCCCATCGCAGTCATACCCAAGGGGACTACCCATTCGTTCTGGAACTCGGTTCTCACCGGCGCCCAAAAGGCCGCCAAAGAGAACGATGTGGAGATTCTCTGGGCGGGTCCGGATCGTGAGGGGGATCGAGAAAAACAGATCCAAATCGTTGAGGACTTCATCGTGAAGAAAGTGGCGGGCATCGTGCTGGCGCCCACCGACGCTAGAGCGCTCGTTCCCGTGGTCGAACATGCGGCGGCCGCCAAGATACCGGTCGTCATCATCGACTCGGACATCGAGACTGACAAGCGGGTCTCCTTCGTGGCCACAGACAACTACGCCGGCGGCGCCCTCGCTGCGAAGCGCATGGCGAAGATCCTCGGGGGAAAAGGTAAAGTGGCTGTCATCAAGTACATGGCCGGCTCCGCCTCCACCACGGCTCGGGAAAACGGTTTCATCGAAACACTAAAGAAGGAGTTTCCCGAGATCGAGCTTGTTGAAGACCGATACGGCATGGACACGGTAGAGACATCGCTCTCCGCCACTGAAGACGTGCTCACCCGCCACAAAGAACTCGACGGTATTTTCGCCTCCAACGAGTCCACTTCCCGGGGCGCCCTACGAGCGCTAGAGAGCCAGGGACGGGCCAACGCCGTGAAGATGATCGGCTTCGACGCTGCTGACGCTCTACTCAGAGGGCTAGAGGCCGGGCGCATCGACGCTCTCGTAGTCCAGAATCCTCAGGCCATGGGATACCAGGGTGTAAGCAGTGTCGTTGCCACGATCAAGGGCGAAAACGTTAAGTCGAGGATCGATACCGGGGTTGAACTCGTCACCAAGGATCGCCTGAACTCCCCCGAGATTCGAGCCCTAATCGGGGGCTAA
- a CDS encoding sugar ABC transporter ATP-binding protein encodes MTLSPGVESSPFAIEMQGISKSFGPIKALEDVTLRVHQGTVHALVGENGAGKSTLMKILAGVYRPDTGTILRKGKACAWKRPSDSLAAGVAMIYQELSLAPDLTVAENVWLGIEPRGPLPGSYCKTRMLADTRALAERHDFDVDPNQRVQDLPASACQIVEALKAIARNAEILVMDEPTSSCGQNEVAVLLEMVKKLSRAGTTIIYISHRLEEVVEIAGDITVLRDGRGVHTGPMKGLKIHDIVKKMVGRDLCDYFPKSEVAVGPTALSVSELTSQRVKNISFELHWGEIIGVAGLVGAGRTELARVLCGLDPPISGSVALDGKSVKITTPGDALSCGVMYVTEDRNRTGLCLELPAAWNMTLPCLAELGMKHILRLGRENEIVEETAKKLSLKWPGPGAPASALSGGNQQKLMLGRALIARSRLLVLDEPTRGVDIAAKVDIYELIGRMVAEGKAVLIISSELPELFGITDRILVMRRGRMVADLVTSETSQEAVMQLAAVDEAHA; translated from the coding sequence ATGACGCTGAGCCCTGGAGTCGAGTCTTCCCCGTTCGCCATCGAGATGCAGGGGATAAGTAAGAGCTTTGGCCCCATCAAGGCCCTCGAGGATGTCACGCTACGCGTCCATCAGGGTACAGTTCACGCCCTGGTGGGCGAAAACGGCGCCGGCAAATCCACCCTGATGAAGATCCTCGCTGGAGTTTATCGGCCCGACACCGGAACCATTTTGCGAAAGGGTAAAGCCTGCGCGTGGAAGCGTCCTTCCGACTCCCTTGCGGCTGGGGTCGCGATGATCTACCAAGAACTCAGCCTCGCTCCAGATCTCACCGTCGCTGAGAATGTTTGGCTCGGGATCGAACCCCGGGGACCGCTACCCGGCTCCTACTGCAAAACTCGAATGCTCGCAGACACTCGAGCCCTTGCAGAAAGACATGACTTTGATGTGGACCCCAATCAGAGAGTCCAGGACCTTCCAGCGAGCGCTTGCCAGATCGTCGAAGCGTTGAAGGCTATTGCGCGTAACGCCGAAATTCTGGTTATGGACGAACCAACTTCCTCTTGTGGACAGAATGAAGTGGCCGTGCTCCTCGAAATGGTCAAGAAGCTGAGTCGGGCGGGGACCACAATCATCTACATCTCTCATCGGCTCGAGGAGGTTGTTGAGATTGCCGGGGACATCACCGTTCTCCGAGACGGACGAGGCGTTCACACTGGCCCCATGAAGGGCCTCAAGATCCATGACATCGTTAAAAAGATGGTCGGGCGCGACCTTTGTGACTACTTCCCGAAGAGCGAGGTAGCGGTCGGGCCCACAGCTCTGAGCGTGTCGGAACTGACGTCCCAAAGAGTTAAAAACATCAGTTTCGAGCTGCACTGGGGAGAGATCATCGGCGTCGCAGGGCTAGTAGGCGCAGGCCGCACTGAGCTTGCCCGAGTCCTGTGCGGTCTGGATCCCCCAATTAGCGGCAGCGTCGCTCTCGATGGGAAAAGCGTGAAAATTACAACTCCTGGTGACGCTCTTTCCTGCGGAGTCATGTACGTCACTGAAGACAGAAATCGCACGGGGCTATGCCTCGAACTTCCAGCGGCGTGGAACATGACATTACCGTGCCTTGCCGAATTGGGCATGAAACATATCCTGCGCCTCGGCCGCGAAAACGAAATTGTCGAAGAAACTGCAAAAAAGCTATCGCTCAAGTGGCCCGGGCCAGGAGCGCCGGCGAGCGCTCTATCGGGTGGTAATCAACAAAAGCTGATGCTCGGTCGCGCGCTCATCGCTCGGTCGCGACTATTGGTGCTGGATGAGCCTACTCGGGGAGTCGACATCGCCGCCAAGGTCGACATATACGAACTGATTGGACGCATGGTCGCTGAGGGGAAGGCAGTTCTCATCATCTCTTCCGAGCTGCCGGAACTCTTCGGAATCACCGACCGGATTCTGGTGATGCGCAGGGGCCGCATGGTCGCGGACCTCGTCACCTCAGAAACCTCCCAGGAGGCCGTGATGCAACTCGCTGCAGTGGACGAGGCCCACGCATGA
- a CDS encoding ABC transporter permease, with translation MNKLAREMLPFGSLILVIAILSLWQPDSFLTPDNFLNVLRRSSVYGIIAVGMTFVIISGGIDLSVGSLLALCGMCAAGTMIGLGGEEPSVGMMAIGTAAGLLVGAVGGMISGTLITKLKLQPFIATLGAMSLYRGIALVMYDGQPINVSSYRYLGEGSLLGIPISIVLFLVVIAFAGATLQFTRFGRHTYAIGSNVQAAHHAGVRVDRCLIGVYTLGGLLTGLGAMIAMSRTVSAQPTAGVGAELDVIAAVVIGGASLSGGSGTVTGTIIGTLLISFLRNGCTLVGVSTNAQLIVIGVVIVLAVAMDQFTRRKAGETA, from the coding sequence ATGAACAAACTCGCTCGGGAGATGCTACCGTTCGGGAGCCTCATCCTGGTCATCGCCATCTTGTCGCTCTGGCAGCCCGATAGCTTTCTGACTCCCGACAATTTCCTCAACGTGCTGCGTCGCTCATCGGTCTACGGCATCATCGCTGTTGGAATGACATTCGTCATCATATCCGGTGGCATAGATCTTTCAGTGGGATCCCTCCTTGCGTTGTGCGGCATGTGCGCCGCAGGAACAATGATCGGCCTCGGCGGCGAAGAACCTAGTGTGGGGATGATGGCCATTGGAACCGCTGCAGGGCTCCTGGTCGGAGCGGTTGGTGGTATGATTTCGGGAACGTTGATCACCAAGCTGAAGCTCCAACCGTTCATTGCGACCCTTGGCGCTATGAGTCTCTACCGCGGGATTGCCCTGGTGATGTATGACGGACAGCCAATCAACGTTTCATCGTACCGCTATCTGGGCGAAGGCTCTCTACTCGGGATACCAATTTCAATCGTCCTGTTCTTGGTCGTCATCGCCTTTGCCGGAGCCACCCTGCAGTTCACTCGGTTCGGTCGTCACACCTATGCCATCGGTTCCAATGTGCAAGCGGCGCACCATGCGGGAGTAAGGGTCGACCGATGTCTCATCGGTGTCTACACCCTCGGAGGCCTGCTCACTGGGCTTGGCGCTATGATTGCCATGAGCCGAACAGTCTCGGCGCAACCCACAGCCGGCGTGGGCGCAGAACTCGACGTCATCGCGGCGGTAGTAATCGGCGGCGCCAGCCTCTCCGGAGGGAGTGGAACCGTCACGGGAACCATCATAGGCACCTTGTTAATCAGCTTCTTGCGTAACGGATGCACGCTGGTGGGAGTCTCGACTAACGCCCAGTTAATTGTGATCGGCGTGGTGATCGTGCTCGCTGTAGCGATGGACCAGTTCACCCGACGCAAAGCGGGTGAAACGGCCTAA
- a CDS encoding fucose isomerase — MSRTKIGVFWPGDYRSKPNDLARPNAEEATVQLERALKRLGRKSYRIEGFITRPHEAIEKLGPVDDPLIGVCVHWCYGPHTTDGVVGKDSPLLLASNFSGQWPGLVGLLNTGACLESLGRKFSRVWTDAEDWTTDDTFMDHLEEWLSTGRIGYCNEQIGYSVPISKEALTRSRRVAEEIGERRILALMLGDTSMGMINGYFGPRRLAPIGFSEHKVDQAWIIDRGRSISEDRLDRAMAFVKESGVKFHWGEDGANDFDENATREQLRDYLTVLDLVREFKADCVGWQYQLGLVPLRPPSDFAEGLLNSVCRPESNGDVIITSTEGDQGNLVPMELMKRLLKIKGLHQAVMFHDVRWGAEYQGRFLWVLLNSGSCGGYAMSGNPDTLVGVHSYRQPAEYFPIPGGTFSGEAHPGNITWARAYLQNDEMWMDVGQGEVVTLPEQIREQWWRGTTRQWPFMAADLGVSRDTLMAFYLSNHIAVAYGDILEEMAALSQMLGFRVRFLGRSA, encoded by the coding sequence ATGTCCAGAACCAAAATCGGCGTTTTCTGGCCAGGCGATTACCGGTCTAAACCCAACGATCTGGCTCGGCCAAACGCTGAGGAAGCTACGGTCCAACTGGAGCGCGCCCTGAAAAGATTAGGTCGTAAGAGCTATCGCATCGAAGGGTTTATCACACGACCGCACGAAGCTATCGAGAAGCTCGGCCCAGTGGATGACCCTCTCATCGGTGTCTGCGTGCATTGGTGCTACGGGCCACATACCACAGACGGCGTCGTCGGCAAAGACAGCCCATTGCTCCTGGCGAGTAATTTCTCAGGTCAGTGGCCAGGGCTCGTTGGCCTACTCAACACTGGAGCCTGCCTGGAGAGCCTTGGCCGTAAATTTTCTCGTGTGTGGACCGACGCTGAAGACTGGACGACAGACGACACGTTCATGGATCATTTGGAGGAGTGGCTCAGCACTGGTCGCATCGGCTACTGCAACGAGCAGATCGGCTATTCAGTTCCCATATCCAAAGAGGCGCTCACCCGATCGAGACGTGTCGCTGAGGAGATTGGGGAAAGAAGGATTCTCGCCCTGATGCTCGGTGATACGTCCATGGGGATGATTAACGGCTATTTTGGCCCGCGGCGGCTAGCTCCCATAGGATTTTCTGAACACAAAGTCGACCAGGCCTGGATCATTGACCGAGGTCGTTCAATCTCCGAGGACCGGCTCGACCGGGCGATGGCCTTCGTAAAAGAAAGCGGCGTCAAGTTCCACTGGGGCGAAGACGGGGCCAACGACTTCGACGAAAACGCAACACGCGAACAACTGCGCGACTACCTAACAGTGCTCGACCTCGTGAGAGAGTTCAAGGCCGACTGTGTGGGTTGGCAGTATCAGCTCGGTTTAGTACCGCTGCGGCCGCCATCGGATTTCGCAGAAGGGCTGCTCAATTCCGTTTGCCGACCAGAGAGTAACGGCGACGTGATCATAACCTCCACTGAAGGAGATCAAGGCAACCTCGTCCCAATGGAGCTGATGAAGCGCCTGCTCAAGATCAAGGGGCTACACCAAGCCGTGATGTTCCACGATGTGCGCTGGGGCGCCGAATATCAGGGACGATTCTTGTGGGTCCTGCTTAACTCGGGTTCCTGCGGAGGGTATGCCATGAGCGGTAACCCTGACACGCTCGTGGGCGTCCACTCGTACCGGCAACCCGCCGAGTACTTCCCTATCCCCGGCGGCACATTCTCCGGCGAAGCGCATCCGGGTAACATCACGTGGGCTAGGGCCTATCTCCAAAATGATGAGATGTGGATGGACGTCGGGCAAGGAGAAGTCGTCACTCTACCCGAGCAAATCCGCGAGCAGTGGTGGCGCGGAACCACACGTCAGTGGCCGTTCATGGCCGCGGATCTGGGAGTCTCGCGAGACACCCTGATGGCCTTCTATCTGAGCAACCACATCGCTGTGGCCTACGGCGACATCCTCGAGGAAATGGCAGCGCTCTCGCAAATGCTCGGCTTCAGGGTCCGCTTTCTGGGAAGGAGCGCATGA